The following DNA comes from Photobacterium sp. DA100.
GCCTGGGTAATTAGAATCAAACTGATATCGATCTTTTGTCGTTAAAGCAGAAAAAATACCGACACTGATTGTAAATAACAACCCGAGAAGAACCCCGATTGCCGCTTTTGTAAGGGACTTAGCCATGGCATTCACCTTGCTCAATCGTTGAAGTCACGTCGATAAAGCCACTCTGTTGGTCGATAGCAATTAATTGATACTTACCGCAAATGCCGCCAAGCGGATAGGCAATCATTTTTGCTTTTGGATCGGGGTATGCTCTGATTGCCTCTACAATCGCTGGTGGCATATGTTGGCCATCAAAAAGTATCTCATGTTTATCTACACGCGTACTTTCAACAAAGAGTGTCATTTGATAAAGGGTTAATACCGTAACGAAAAATGCCACCGCTGTTACAAGGTAACGCTTTGATAGGGTAGTGATCAATGGTAACAGGTTGAGAACGTTGCTTTTCCCAACTTGCATTCGTAATAACGGAGTCGCTGAATCTGGGTTACTGATAGCTGCTGGGATCTCGTCCTGTGCTGGTGGCGTTTCAGCTTGCTCCGGTAAATTGCTTTCAGCCGAAGGAAAGCGAATGAGGTAGCCTTTCTTTGGCTCAGTCACAATCACATCTTCTGCACCGAGTTCAGAAAAAGCCGAACGAATATGTTTAATTGCCACGGTCAACGAGCTGTTGGTTACAACCTTACCGGTCCAACAAGCTTCAAGCAGGGTATCGCGGCTGACGGCTACATTGGGCTGCTCTGCCAGCATACAGATAATCAGGGATTCTGAGCGGGATAGTTTCACGCTCCGGTTATCAGTGGTGCGGATCAGCACTTGTGTTACAGGGTCTATCTTAAAATCCCCCAGTAAAACCGGTGTTGTCATGTCATGCATAAATTTCCTCATATTCACCACTTTGAGCTGGGGATTTTATGGGAATGTATAGCTCAAAACAATGCTGTGAAGGGTAAAAAACTAGGAGCTGAATAAGCAAAGGTTTGTATGGCCGAACGATAGGTACAGTTCGGCCTGTGAATGATTAAATGTTCAACTTATAACCAAGGTACATAATGTTGTAAGAGGCACTTTCTGTTTTGACTGCTTCAAGCTCTTTGGCTATGTCCTGGACGTGGTTTTCATCCCGAGCTTGAATTGCAATAGAGTAGGTTGGCTGCTTCATGTTGCCATCGAACTCTTGAATGCTGAGGTAAGCAGAGGTGACAATACCTTGCGCATTCCAGTTAACGACTTTCTGGAGGTCTTTTCCGAGAATTTGATCGACCAAAAGGTTTTGCTGGGGCTCTAGCCAGGTAAGTTCTAGTGCATAGGTGTTTTGGACGACTTCTTTATCCAGCCATTTAGTGCCAATATCTCTAATTTCGCTCACTTTGACGATATCTTCTTTAAAGAAAGGCAAAGGTTCCAAACGTTTAAGAACTTGATCGGCCGAGTCGGCTTCCATGACAAAGTTAATGATCGGAAACTGCTTATCATCAATAGTAGAATGTCGAACAAATAGATCGTGAATGACGCCTTGTTCGATTAATTCAGAAAATGCATTGCGCTGGGCATTCATACCTTCGAATACGGTCAACGCATCGTCTGTTTTCCATTCAAGGCTAACACCATAGGCGGCACTATGTACTTGAGTTGCAGTCATGGCTAAACCAAACGCCAATGGAATTAATTTCTTGTGCTTCATACTATATTCCTTTTAGTTTCTGATAACTTCATATAGTGCAGGGTAGAACTCAACTTCTGAGATATTCAGAGGGGGCAATGACTTGTTCATTGCGGAAATAGCCGATTTAAAATCGGATTCTGATTCCCACTTAGCGACATTGATGTAATGAAACTGGCTATTTGGTTGGATAGAGCGGTGCAAGGTCGTTGAGATGTAACCTGGTTGTTCAGCCAAGAAGTCTCTAGCTTTTTCCCAATGCTCGAGCACGGCTTGCTGGTGAGATTCAGGTACGTGAAAAGGATTAATAAGAGTGACTTCAGCACTTGCCGATGTGGCAGCAAGTAGAAGCACTAGGCTAGGCATGACTTTATTGAGCATTTGAATTTCCTTGTTATTGTATGGCGTTCAAAATTTATCACATACAAAAAACAGAAAACTCAAATGCTCAGTTAATTAATATTAATTATTACTGAATTACGAGATATTGAACTGGTATCGTACACCTAGCCGGAAGTTCATTTCTTTTAGCACCGGAAGTTCACCAAATTGAGTATTACCTAAATCCATAGCGCGATGGGCGATGTTCGCTTCAACGCTCCAGTCTTCAGTCAGATGGATCTGGTTATCTAGGCGAAGTTCGTACAGAGGCTCATCGAATGTTGCAATGCGGATAGCTGGTTCAGCAGTCCAGCGCTGCATAATATTGATTTTGGCACCGAGTTCAGCGGTAAAAGCGGTATCGGAATAGCTCATCGAGATATTCGAGAACAATGGGTTCGATAGGTCCATTTCCGCGGTCAGTTTTTCGGCACCCAATAGGGCGTATACCGAGCTGTTCTTGCCTGCAGGCATGTAGTAACCGAGGCCAATGAGCGAGTGGCTAAAGCCAAGGCGGTCTCGGGAGACATCGTCATAGCGACCTTCTAAAAAGACTTGGCCAACAGGGTTGATGCTTGCGCGGGCGTAGTAACCAGACATGTTGTCGTAACTACTGTAGATATCGGTCGGAAGGTATTCACTGTAAAGCGAGTATTGGTAACCCGCAGAGACATAAGAATAGTTTTGCTGAAGCTCAACAGGACCAGCAATTGCTGATGTTGTAATGGCACAGCCCAGGGCAAAAAGAGTGAAAGCGTTTTTCATAGTATAAGTCTCCAAAAACGGTGGGGAGACTAAGTGATGATATGACAAATTGAAACATTTGAAGGTGATAATTCATATTAATTAATTTCTCAATACCCATATACTGTTGATTTTAAAGGGTATTGATTGACATCAAACCTAGCGCACTATAATTTATATTTCAAGGCTTAACAAAAAAACATCCGTAAACCTCAGTTAGAAGCATCACAAGACATAAACATTCTTAGCTGCAGCAACATGCTGAAACCCGAAAAAATCACACTTAATATCCAAGCTTGCTGTACCGGTTAGGCTGAGGATGATCTATTTGAGAAAGCGGTAAATCGTCTTGTTGGGGCTAGGTGAGTATTTCAACAAGCCAAAAGCTACAGTGTCACTTAATTGGATTGGTGACAAGGTAGCTTTTTTCGTAATCTAACTAAGCCGATAACCTAACAACTACAATGCGAATAAGTAGCTGAGCATAGCAACCTTATTAAAGGTACCGTGGACAAAGTAATAAGCTAACAAGGCACACTTTATCCGCGCAATTTAGCCTTAATGGAATCGACATGTCCCAACGTATGCAGGATTTTTTTCTTTTGATAGTTAATATGAAATGATTATTTTGCAGCTTCAATCCATTTAGTTAGTAGGCGGATTCGCTTTTGGTAGCTTGACTTAATGAGCTCAAATTCTCGCTCTAAACTCAATCGTTTAAAGTACAGCATTTGTTGATGAGTTAATGATAAGTCACTCTTACTAACATCGCATTGATAATTACAATTTCTGGTATTAGGGCACGACAGCTTTTTTTCTTTGATTTTATTGAGTTTGTAAAAACACAAAGGGCAGTATTTTTCAATTTCTTTAGCCATGCATAATTCCTGCTGATTTATAATTCACCACTAATAACAGATTAAGAATTCGCCACAATATAG
Coding sequences within:
- a CDS encoding outer membrane beta-barrel protein, giving the protein MKNAFTLFALGCAITTSAIAGPVELQQNYSYVSAGYQYSLYSEYLPTDIYSSYDNMSGYYARASINPVGQVFLEGRYDDVSRDRLGFSHSLIGLGYYMPAGKNSSVYALLGAEKLTAEMDLSNPLFSNISMSYSDTAFTAELGAKINIMQRWTAEPAIRIATFDEPLYELRLDNQIHLTEDWSVEANIAHRAMDLGNTQFGELPVLKEMNFRLGVRYQFNIS
- a CDS encoding antibiotic biosynthesis monooxygenase family protein, with product MLNKVMPSLVLLLAATSASAEVTLINPFHVPESHQQAVLEHWEKARDFLAEQPGYISTTLHRSIQPNSQFHYINVAKWESESDFKSAISAMNKSLPPLNISEVEFYPALYEVIRN
- a CDS encoding winged helix-turn-helix domain-containing protein, which produces MRKFMHDMTTPVLLGDFKIDPVTQVLIRTTDNRSVKLSRSESLIICMLAEQPNVAVSRDTLLEACWTGKVVTNSSLTVAIKHIRSAFSELGAEDVIVTEPKKGYLIRFPSAESNLPEQAETPPAQDEIPAAISNPDSATPLLRMQVGKSNVLNLLPLITTLSKRYLVTAVAFFVTVLTLYQMTLFVESTRVDKHEILFDGQHMPPAIVEAIRAYPDPKAKMIAYPLGGICGKYQLIAIDQQSGFIDVTSTIEQGECHG